One window of the Pirellulales bacterium genome contains the following:
- a CDS encoding DUF1844 domain-containing protein: MADTPDKPKIIIDEDWKSQVQAEKEAAKAGPATQQSTTAGSQTPDSVGGSDTPPDRQSVGSTPNADIPDVDMPPASLVFLCTTLATQAMIALGQVPNPITGKVELRLKQAKHYIDTLGMLEEKTTGNRTADETALFDDLLHQLRMAYVMLQSEPAQS, translated from the coding sequence ATGGCTGACACGCCTGATAAGCCGAAAATCATTATTGACGAAGATTGGAAATCGCAAGTTCAGGCGGAAAAAGAAGCGGCCAAAGCCGGACCCGCAACGCAGCAATCGACCACAGCCGGTTCCCAAACCCCCGACTCTGTCGGGGGATCTGATACGCCGCCGGATCGGCAATCCGTTGGATCAACACCAAACGCCGACATACCCGACGTCGACATGCCGCCGGCTTCGCTCGTGTTTCTGTGCACCACGCTGGCCACGCAGGCGATGATTGCCCTGGGGCAAGTGCCCAACCCGATCACCGGCAAAGTCGAACTGCGGCTGAAACAGGCCAAGCATTACATCGACACGCTGGGCATGCTGGAAGAAAAAACCACCGGCAACCGCACCGCCGACGAAACGGCACTGTTCGACGATTTGTTGCACCAACTGCGGATGGCGTACGTGATGCTGCAGAGCGAACCGGCCCAATCGTAA
- the kdsB gene encoding 3-deoxy-manno-octulosonate cytidylyltransferase gives MSIVGHNSASPVNAVFEPGVIGDHGPALRSRIVIPARLASTRLPRKLLLCETGKPLIQHTYEAAQQAKRPGGVCVAADCEEIAAVVRGFGGQVFLTSPDCASGTDRIAEVAGQWSDVDIFVNVQGDEPELSGAAIDLVVELLERHPTVNMATLATPIRNREKLHDPACVKVVLTEARQKAEGRNEREPEATACRLPPAAYRALYFSRAAIPHAREWRDDLLSAEPPHFFQHLGLYAYRRDFLLQLARWPRTPLERLENLEQLRVLDHGQDILVGVVDEPTIGIDTLADYAAFVQRWREKQ, from the coding sequence ATGTCGATCGTGGGCCACAATTCGGCTTCGCCGGTCAATGCGGTTTTTGAGCCCGGCGTCATCGGCGACCACGGGCCGGCGCTTCGCAGCCGGATTGTCATTCCGGCTCGGTTGGCATCCACTCGCTTGCCCCGGAAGTTGCTGCTGTGCGAAACCGGAAAGCCGCTGATTCAGCACACCTACGAAGCGGCTCAGCAAGCGAAGCGACCCGGCGGAGTGTGTGTGGCCGCCGATTGCGAGGAAATTGCCGCCGTGGTGCGCGGCTTTGGCGGGCAAGTGTTTTTAACCAGTCCGGATTGCGCGAGCGGAACCGACCGCATTGCCGAAGTGGCTGGGCAGTGGAGTGATGTGGACATCTTTGTGAATGTGCAAGGAGACGAGCCGGAACTGTCGGGCGCGGCCATCGATTTGGTCGTGGAACTGCTGGAACGACATCCGACCGTGAATATGGCGACGCTGGCCACGCCGATTCGCAATCGCGAAAAGCTGCACGACCCGGCATGCGTGAAGGTGGTGCTGACGGAGGCAAGGCAGAAGGCAGAAGGCAGAAACGAACGAGAGCCCGAAGCCACCGCCTGCCGCCTGCCGCCTGCTGCCTACCGCGCGCTGTATTTCAGCCGGGCGGCAATTCCGCATGCCCGGGAGTGGCGCGACGATTTGCTTTCGGCGGAGCCGCCGCATTTTTTTCAGCACTTGGGGCTGTATGCTTATCGTCGCGATTTTCTCCTGCAATTGGCCCGGTGGCCGCGGACGCCGCTGGAGCGGCTGGAAAATTTGGAGCAGTTGAGGGTGCTAGACCATGGGCAGGACATTCTGGTAGGCGTGGTCGATGAGCCGACCATCGGCATCGATACCCTGGCCGATTATGCGGCTTTTGTGCAGCGTTGGCGGGAAAAGCAGTAG
- a CDS encoding CTP synthase, which produces MTKHIFVTGGVVSSLGKGLTSASIGLLLESRGLSVRMQKLDPYINVDPGTMSPYQHGEVYVLDDGSETDLDLGHYERFTHSPLTRDSNYTTGQIYLSVINKERRGEFLGKTVQVIPHITNEIKSVIHKLADDTVDVVITEIGGTVGDIESQPFLEAIRQFALDVGKENCLYIHLTLVPYLKAAGELKTKPTQHSVGLLRQIGIQPDVLVCRTERALSREDREKMALFCNVPIEAVIEERDKDFSIYEVPLSLKENKLDDFICRRLGLSAPPAEIDDWRDLLFRLRNPEHEVSIAVVGKYAEHRDAYKSIYEALDHAGIHHRTQVRIQSIQSELIEHDGPERLLSGFDGVLVPGGFGERGIEGKVEAIRFARERGIPFLGICLGMQCAVIEFARNVAGLKAAHSTEFNKDTAHPVICLLDEQKTITDKGGTMRLGAQEAHLDPTSKAMQCYSAETIFERHRHRYEFNNAYRTQFEAHGMLVAATSPDHSLVEIIELPEHPWFVAVQFHPEFKSKPTEPHPLFAGFVGASVEKHATGQWTTTG; this is translated from the coding sequence ATGACCAAGCACATTTTTGTGACCGGGGGTGTCGTTAGTTCGCTGGGCAAGGGCTTAACCAGCGCCAGCATTGGCCTGTTGCTGGAAAGCCGAGGCCTGTCGGTGCGGATGCAAAAGCTGGATCCGTACATCAACGTCGATCCGGGCACGATGAGCCCCTACCAACATGGCGAAGTGTACGTATTGGACGACGGCAGCGAAACCGACCTCGACTTGGGCCATTACGAACGGTTTACGCACAGCCCGCTGACGCGCGATTCGAATTATACCACGGGCCAAATTTACCTGAGCGTCATCAACAAAGAGCGCCGCGGCGAGTTTTTGGGCAAAACCGTGCAGGTGATTCCGCACATCACCAACGAAATTAAAAGCGTCATCCACAAATTGGCCGACGACACCGTCGACGTCGTGATTACCGAAATCGGCGGTACGGTAGGCGACATCGAAAGCCAGCCGTTTTTGGAGGCCATTCGGCAATTTGCGCTCGACGTGGGCAAAGAAAACTGCCTGTACATCCACCTGACGTTGGTACCGTATTTGAAAGCGGCCGGCGAATTGAAAACCAAGCCCACGCAGCACTCGGTCGGTTTGCTGCGGCAAATCGGTATTCAGCCCGACGTGTTGGTGTGTCGCACGGAACGGGCACTTTCTCGGGAAGACCGCGAGAAGATGGCGCTGTTTTGCAACGTGCCAATCGAAGCGGTCATCGAAGAACGCGACAAAGATTTTTCGATTTACGAAGTGCCGCTCAGCCTGAAAGAAAACAAACTGGACGATTTCATCTGCCGACGGCTGGGTCTGAGTGCTCCGCCGGCCGAAATTGACGATTGGCGCGACCTGTTGTTCCGGCTGCGCAATCCGGAGCACGAGGTTTCCATTGCCGTGGTGGGCAAATATGCCGAACACCGCGACGCCTACAAATCGATTTACGAGGCGCTCGATCACGCCGGCATTCATCACCGAACGCAAGTGCGCATCCAAAGCATTCAAAGCGAGTTGATCGAACACGACGGGCCGGAGCGGTTGCTTTCCGGCTTCGATGGGGTGCTGGTGCCCGGCGGATTTGGCGAGCGTGGCATTGAGGGGAAAGTGGAAGCGATTCGCTTTGCCCGCGAACGCGGCATTCCGTTTCTGGGCATTTGCTTGGGCATGCAGTGCGCCGTGATCGAATTTGCCCGCAACGTGGCGGGCCTGAAGGCCGCGCATTCGACCGAGTTCAACAAAGATACCGCGCATCCGGTGATTTGCTTGTTGGACGAGCAGAAAACCATTACCGACAAAGGGGGTACCATGCGGCTGGGCGCGCAGGAAGCGCATTTAGACCCGACCAGCAAAGCCATGCAGTGCTACAGCGCGGAAACCATTTTCGAGCGGCACCGCCATCGCTACGAGTTCAACAACGCCTACCGCACGCAGTTTGAAGCACATGGGATGCTTGTGGCCGCCACCAGCCCGGACCATTCGCTGGTGGAAATTATCGAACTGCCGGAGCATCCGTGGTTTGTGGCGGTGCAATTCCATCCGGAATTCAAAAGCAAGCCGACCGAGCCGCACCCGCTGTTCGCCGGATTTGTGGGGGCGTCCGTGGAAAAACACGCCACCGGACAGTGGACCACGACAGGATAA
- the glmS gene encoding glutamine--fructose-6-phosphate transaminase (isomerizing), with protein sequence MCGIVGYVGQSEAVDFLIEGLHRLEYRGYDSSGVVTIAPQGKFAVVKTTGRIDFLEKKLAETPAPGRIGIGHTRWATHGAPNDINAHPHVGGQQVLALAHNGVIENFRTLKEQLESEGYIFRTATDTEVIAHLIASCLEKQTSAADSKTQANGQTPSAGGKGGRTNGQPSTPADPADPHEPLIRAVQDALAQLRGTYGLAIIFRQHPDVIIAARLGSPLVIGVGENEHFVASDASPLVGHTQRIVYLADHQLAVVTANSLRVIHRDQGHIQHRVRDLEVESGEVQLGNYPHYMLKEIFEQPETLQNAMRGRLDRDEGTAVFGGLNLSPQQLRQVNRLILTACGTSWHAALVGEYLIEEFARIPVEVEYASELRYRNPPIERDTLLFAITQSGETADTLAALREVKRKGHPTLAICNVVGSTIAQEADGGIYLHAGPEIGVASTKAFTSQCLTLAMLALYFGRLRHLSYGAGMRIIEQMQELPEKVKQALECNNVVRQVASKYAQCTNFMYLGRQFNFPTALEGALKLKEISYIHAEGYPSAEMKHGPIALVDEHTPTVFVIPHGQVYEKVMSNLEEIKARGGPVIAIISEGDKRVAELADDVIQVPDVEDFLQPIVSVIPLQLLAYHIAVLRGCDVDKPRNLAKSVTVE encoded by the coding sequence ATGTGTGGCATTGTGGGTTACGTGGGGCAGTCCGAGGCGGTCGATTTTCTCATTGAAGGCTTGCACCGCTTGGAATATCGCGGCTACGACAGTTCCGGCGTCGTCACCATCGCGCCGCAGGGAAAATTCGCCGTGGTCAAAACCACCGGCCGCATTGATTTCCTCGAAAAAAAACTGGCCGAAACGCCAGCCCCCGGCCGCATTGGCATCGGTCACACCCGCTGGGCCACGCACGGCGCGCCCAACGATATTAACGCCCATCCACACGTCGGCGGCCAGCAGGTGCTGGCCTTGGCTCATAACGGCGTGATCGAAAACTTCCGCACGCTGAAAGAGCAGCTCGAAAGCGAAGGCTACATTTTCCGCACCGCCACCGATACCGAAGTCATCGCGCATCTGATCGCCAGTTGCCTGGAAAAACAAACTTCGGCAGCCGATTCCAAAACACAGGCCAACGGTCAAACGCCGTCAGCCGGCGGGAAGGGTGGCCGAACCAACGGTCAACCATCTACTCCCGCCGACCCCGCCGATCCTCACGAGCCCCTCATTCGCGCCGTCCAAGATGCCCTGGCCCAACTCCGCGGCACGTACGGGCTGGCCATTATCTTCCGCCAACATCCCGACGTCATCATCGCCGCCCGCCTCGGCAGTCCGCTGGTGATCGGCGTGGGCGAGAACGAACACTTTGTGGCCAGCGATGCCTCCCCGCTGGTCGGCCACACGCAGCGCATTGTCTATTTGGCCGATCATCAACTTGCCGTGGTCACGGCCAATTCGCTCCGTGTCATCCACCGCGACCAGGGGCACATCCAGCATCGGGTGCGAGATTTAGAAGTCGAATCCGGCGAAGTCCAGCTCGGCAATTACCCGCATTACATGCTCAAGGAAATTTTCGAGCAGCCCGAAACGCTGCAAAACGCCATGCGGGGCCGGCTCGATCGCGACGAAGGCACGGCCGTGTTCGGCGGCCTGAACTTGTCGCCCCAGCAATTGCGGCAAGTGAACCGGCTGATTCTTACCGCTTGCGGCACCAGTTGGCACGCGGCGTTGGTTGGCGAGTATTTAATTGAAGAGTTTGCCCGTATTCCCGTCGAAGTGGAATACGCCAGCGAATTGCGGTACCGTAACCCGCCCATCGAGCGCGACACGCTGCTGTTTGCCATCACCCAAAGCGGCGAAACCGCCGACACCTTGGCCGCCTTGCGCGAAGTCAAACGCAAAGGCCATCCCACGCTGGCCATTTGCAATGTGGTGGGCAGCACCATCGCCCAGGAGGCCGACGGCGGCATTTACTTGCACGCCGGCCCGGAAATTGGCGTGGCTTCCACCAAGGCGTTTACATCGCAATGCCTGACTCTGGCGATGCTGGCGTTGTACTTCGGCCGCCTGCGCCACCTCAGCTACGGCGCCGGCATGCGCATCATCGAGCAAATGCAAGAGCTGCCCGAAAAAGTCAAGCAGGCCCTGGAGTGCAACAACGTGGTCCGCCAAGTCGCCTCCAAATACGCTCAGTGCACCAACTTCATGTACCTGGGCCGGCAGTTTAATTTCCCCACCGCGCTGGAAGGCGCGCTCAAGCTCAAGGAAATCAGCTACATCCACGCCGAAGGGTATCCCTCGGCCGAAATGAAGCACGGCCCCATCGCCCTGGTAGACGAGCACACCCCCACCGTGTTTGTCATTCCGCACGGGCAAGTGTACGAAAAAGTGATGTCGAATCTGGAAGAAATCAAAGCCCGGGGCGGCCCGGTCATCGCCATCATCAGCGAGGGGGACAAGCGTGTGGCGGAATTGGCCGACGACGTGATTCAGGTCCCCGACGTGGAAGATTTTCTCCAGCCCATCGTCAGCGTCATACCGCTGCAATTGCTGGCCTACCACATTGCCGTGCTTCGCGGCTGCGATGTTGACAAGCCCCGCAACCTGGCCAAAAGCGTCACGGTAGAGTGA